From the genome of Bacteroides sp. MSB163, one region includes:
- a CDS encoding OmpA family protein: MKKILMLLALAGLSSAAMAQQKTEVVEYEIIQVQDKYQVITNPFWSNWFFSIGGGAEATFGDNDSAGSFGKRISPTLNISVGKWFTPGLGLRLQYSGLQARGFTYDKGADYVKGAELKDGYYKQRFDYMNLHGDVMFNLNALFGGYNQHRVYEIIPYVGAGFTHNYSKPHREALSVNAGIINKFRISNAVDINLELSAMAAEDKFDGEVGGDHGYDGVLSATVGLTYRFPARGFRRPMPQLISQIELAAMQDKLAMMGAQNAELKNALVQAENQPVAEVTETQVIVPDPDIAPRTVFFQIGSAELSPREIMNLSYLAEQMKQFPNATYTVNGYADSATGTPAFNKELSLKRAQAVKNALVKNYGIAADRLNVEAGGGVDKFGQPILNRVVLVKSAN, translated from the coding sequence ATGAAAAAGATTCTAATGTTACTGGCTTTGGCCGGTTTGTCTTCTGCGGCTATGGCGCAACAGAAGACTGAAGTAGTCGAATACGAAATTATCCAGGTACAGGATAAATATCAGGTAATCACCAATCCTTTCTGGAGCAATTGGTTCTTCTCTATCGGCGGCGGTGCTGAAGCAACTTTTGGTGATAATGATAGTGCGGGAAGTTTTGGTAAGCGTATCAGTCCTACATTAAATATCTCTGTCGGTAAATGGTTTACTCCCGGTTTGGGATTGCGTCTGCAATATAGCGGCTTACAGGCAAGAGGCTTTACTTATGATAAAGGTGCCGACTATGTGAAAGGTGCCGAACTGAAAGATGGTTACTATAAACAACGTTTTGACTATATGAACTTGCATGGTGACGTGATGTTCAATCTGAATGCTCTTTTCGGAGGTTATAATCAGCATCGTGTTTATGAGATTATTCCTTATGTAGGTGCTGGTTTCACTCACAATTACTCCAAACCTCATCGCGAAGCTTTGTCTGTGAATGCGGGTATTATCAATAAATTCCGTATTTCGAATGCGGTAGATATTAATCTGGAATTGAGTGCAATGGCTGCTGAAGATAAATTTGATGGTGAAGTTGGTGGTGATCACGGATATGATGGCGTATTGAGCGCTACGGTTGGTTTGACTTATCGTTTCCCGGCCCGTGGTTTCCGTCGTCCGATGCCGCAGTTGATCTCTCAGATCGAACTGGCTGCCATGCAGGATAAGTTGGCTATGATGGGTGCACAGAATGCAGAATTGAAGAATGCATTGGTACAGGCTGAAAACCAACCGGTAGCTGAAGTGACAGAAACTCAGGTGATTGTTCCGGATCCGGATATCGCACCGCGTACTGTATTCTTCCAAATCGGTTCTGCTGAATTGTCCCCGCGTGAAATCATGAACCTGTCTTATCTGGCAGAACAAATGAAACAGTTCCCGAATGCAACGTACACCGTAAACGGTTATGCTGACTCTGCAACCGGTACTCCGGCATTCAACAAGGAGTTGAGCTTGAAACGTGCACAGGCTGTTAAGAATGCATTGGTCAAGAATTACGGTATTGCTGCCGACCGCTTGAATGTGGAAGCCGGTGGTGGTGTAGACAAGTTTGGTCAACCGATTCTGAACCGTGTGGTATTAGTGAAATCTGCTAACTAA